One region of Epilithonimonas zeae genomic DNA includes:
- a CDS encoding Cof-type HAD-IIB family hydrolase gives MNTDKKNNTIKAVFFDIDGTLFSLKSKTIPESTQKAIKKLREQDIKVIVATGRSINDLDHVKAIEFDGFLTFNGGYCMTVDGKVMSKQAIHPEDIQNLINYSEQTNVGFSLMYEDKVQISHAAPKVLELYTNLNLKIPPLYDKNNADIDDVLQVNVFIDPQDEETFMEKVMPNSLSSRWTDLFADVNPGGISKQKGVKNFCDHFNIDISQTMAFGDGGNDISMLKYVKIGVAMGNASENVKQAADYVTDDVDNNGVEKALKYFGLLD, from the coding sequence ATGAATACAGATAAAAAAAACAATACGATCAAAGCTGTCTTTTTTGATATAGACGGCACTTTATTCAGTTTAAAAAGCAAAACAATCCCAGAGTCAACACAGAAAGCTATAAAGAAACTTCGAGAGCAAGATATCAAGGTTATCGTAGCAACTGGACGTTCTATTAATGATCTTGATCATGTTAAAGCCATTGAGTTTGACGGTTTCCTAACATTTAATGGAGGTTACTGTATGACTGTTGATGGCAAGGTTATGTCCAAACAGGCAATTCACCCGGAAGATATCCAAAATCTGATTAATTATTCGGAACAAACCAATGTGGGTTTCTCCCTGATGTATGAAGATAAAGTACAGATCAGCCATGCAGCGCCCAAAGTTTTGGAGCTTTATACAAATCTCAACCTTAAGATACCGCCACTGTATGATAAGAACAATGCTGATATAGATGATGTATTGCAAGTGAATGTTTTTATTGATCCTCAAGATGAAGAAACTTTTATGGAGAAAGTAATGCCCAATTCCTTATCATCTAGATGGACAGATTTGTTCGCCGATGTCAATCCAGGAGGCATAAGTAAGCAGAAAGGTGTTAAAAACTTCTGTGACCATTTCAATATTGATATCTCTCAAACGATGGCATTCGGTGATGGAGGCAACGATATTTCTATGCTGAAATATGTCAAAATTGGAGTTGCAATGGGCAATGCCAGTGAGAATGTGAAGCAGGCAGCCGATTATGTAACTGATGATGTTGACAACAACGGTGTTGAAAAAGCTCTGAAATATTTTGGACTTTTAGACTAG
- a CDS encoding SDR family oxidoreductase gives MTIFLTGATGYIGKRLLIQLLNNGHRVICSVRDKKRFDLSPYKTFKNQISVLENDFNEDSTLENIPKDIDIAFYLIHSMSSNADFSKAEKISAGNFAKAVEKTNCKQVIYLTGIVNEKDLSKHLQSRKDVEDKLKSDAYALTVLRAGIIIGSGSASFEIIRDLVEKLPLMVAPKWLKTLCQPIAIRNVIEFLIGVMGKKSTYNKHFDIAGPDVLSYKQMLKIYADERGLKRTIISVPVLSPRLSSYWLYFITSTSYVLAKNLVDSMKINVVAEKNSLAEELGLQLLTYRESLRLSFDKIEQNDVLSTWYDSFGNYRYSKDVWNFLEVPKMGVFKDRQSVRIKNEKKTLDKIFGIGGKNGWYHANFLWSLRGSIDKLFGGVGLKRGRKNSNNLGAGDSLDFWRVLYASREEKKLLLFAEMKLPGEAWLEFKIINDILIQEATFRPLGLWGRLYWYAVLPFHGYIFKGMIKKLADEK, from the coding sequence ATGACGATTTTTTTAACAGGCGCTACAGGATACATCGGAAAGAGATTATTAATACAACTTCTTAATAACGGGCATCGTGTGATTTGTTCTGTAAGAGATAAAAAACGTTTTGATTTATCGCCATACAAAACCTTTAAAAATCAGATAAGTGTACTCGAAAATGATTTTAATGAGGATTCTACTTTGGAGAACATCCCGAAAGACATCGACATTGCATTTTATCTTATTCATTCCATGTCATCTAATGCGGACTTTAGTAAGGCAGAAAAAATTAGTGCCGGAAATTTTGCAAAGGCTGTTGAAAAAACCAATTGTAAACAAGTCATTTATCTCACAGGTATTGTTAATGAAAAAGACTTATCAAAACATCTGCAGTCCCGAAAGGATGTAGAAGATAAATTGAAGTCTGATGCGTATGCACTTACAGTTCTAAGAGCTGGAATTATTATAGGTTCTGGTTCTGCATCATTTGAGATTATCAGAGATCTGGTCGAGAAATTACCTTTGATGGTCGCTCCGAAATGGCTCAAAACATTATGCCAGCCAATCGCCATCCGAAATGTTATCGAATTTTTAATAGGTGTGATGGGTAAAAAATCAACTTACAATAAGCATTTTGACATTGCCGGACCAGATGTCCTATCTTACAAACAAATGCTAAAGATTTATGCAGATGAACGTGGTCTTAAAAGAACCATTATTTCGGTGCCGGTTCTCAGTCCAAGATTATCTTCTTATTGGCTTTACTTCATAACTTCGACATCTTATGTATTAGCCAAAAATCTAGTTGATAGTATGAAGATTAATGTCGTTGCAGAAAAAAACAGTCTGGCAGAAGAACTAGGTTTGCAGCTCCTCACTTACCGAGAAAGCTTGAGATTAAGTTTTGATAAAATAGAACAGAATGATGTTTTGTCAACGTGGTATGATTCTTTTGGCAATTACCGTTATTCCAAAGATGTCTGGAACTTTCTAGAAGTACCAAAAATGGGCGTTTTCAAAGATCGGCAATCTGTAAGAATTAAAAATGAGAAAAAGACACTGGACAAAATATTTGGTATTGGAGGGAAGAACGGTTGGTACCACGCCAATTTTCTATGGAGCCTTCGTGGAAGTATTGATAAACTTTTTGGTGGTGTCGGACTTAAGAGAGGGAGAAAGAACAGTAATAATTTGGGAGCTGGTGATTCTCTGGATTTTTGGAGAGTTTTATACGCAAGCAGAGAAGAGAAAAAATTACTTCTATTTGCGGAGATGAAGCTGCCTGGTGAAGCCTGGCTGGAATTTAAAATCATCAATGATATCTTGATACAGGAAGCAACCTTTAGACCGCTTGGACTTTGGGGACGACTTTACTGGTATGCTGTTTTACCTTTCCATGGTTATATATTTAAAGGAATGATTAAAAAATTAGCTGATGAAAAATAA
- a CDS encoding response regulator — MKNKVIMVCDDDQGILDVVELMLEIEGYHVIKVIDSTTLQEKLQNSRPDLLLLDLWMPIISGEQILKSLRSSSDFNDLPVIIFSASMDGAEIAERANANAFLSKPFDMVQLASVVEEVIN, encoded by the coding sequence ATGAAGAATAAAGTAATAATGGTCTGCGACGATGACCAAGGAATTTTGGATGTTGTTGAATTGATGCTTGAGATCGAAGGTTATCATGTTATCAAAGTAATTGACAGTACAACGTTGCAGGAAAAACTGCAAAATAGCCGTCCTGATCTCTTATTGTTGGATCTATGGATGCCAATTATCTCGGGAGAACAAATTTTAAAATCTTTAAGGTCAAGTTCAGATTTTAATGACTTACCTGTTATCATTTTTTCAGCCAGTATGGACGGTGCTGAAATTGCTGAACGAGCCAATGCCAATGCTTTTCTTTCAAAACCATTTGATATGGTACAGCTGGCAAGTGTGGTTGAGGAAGTTATTAATTAA
- a CDS encoding SRPBCC family protein, which translates to MIYELYREQQLHCSLDEAWEFFTSPNNLPLIAPQEMDFTVLTEVNNGIIYNGMQIDYRLKPLFGIPIRWKSEVRSLENKRCFVDYQLEGPYKMWHHYHEFVQNEKGVLMKDHLKYEMKYGFFGKIVNHLIVRDKLEYIFNNRRTVIEGLFNQKFSVNQGLAIVNL; encoded by the coding sequence ATGATTTACGAATTATACCGCGAACAACAGCTCCATTGCAGTCTTGACGAAGCCTGGGAATTTTTTACTTCACCCAATAATTTACCATTAATTGCACCGCAGGAAATGGATTTTACTGTTCTTACAGAAGTTAATAATGGTATTATTTATAACGGAATGCAAATTGATTACAGGTTGAAGCCTCTATTTGGAATTCCAATCCGCTGGAAGTCAGAAGTCCGATCGTTGGAAAATAAAAGATGTTTTGTTGATTACCAACTGGAAGGGCCTTACAAGATGTGGCATCATTATCACGAATTTGTACAGAACGAAAAAGGCGTATTGATGAAAGACCATTTAAAATATGAAATGAAGTATGGTTTCTTTGGGAAAATTGTCAATCATTTGATTGTTAGGGATAAATTGGAGTATATTTTTAATAACAGACGAACTGTTATAGAAGGATTATTTAATCAAAAATTCTCAGTTAATCAGGGGCTGGCGATTGTCAATTTGTAG
- a CDS encoding alpha-amylase family glycosyl hydrolase, with protein sequence MEQANDKRYQPKSYVEITTPEWVKNATLYELNIRQFSEEGTFAAVERELPRLKKLGIDIIWLMPIHPIGKVHRKGNLGSYYSVRNYLEVNPEFGTEEDFRKLVKAIHDEGMFVILDWVANHTSWDNNLVEEHPEWYRKSRKNTFQSTRWRDYDDIIELDYSHPELRQYMTDALKYWVKEFDIDGYRCDIASFVPIDFWENTRAELDVLKPVFMLAEAEDKDLHRRAFDSTYNWTLWNILHQIATNHYSVKTLSEAYLAEHVSIFPKKGIRMNFIDNHDKNSWEGTPYTNFGEALKAVTVFTFLMDGIPLVYNGQEAGLNHSLAFFEKDPIPWQAHDNEKLYSTLFNLKHQNEALWNGQYGGEIVRIMNDKMDNVISFVREKNGDKVLVFINLSKDTVVAQFDTSFDKSNYVNLFSNSELQVDDTLVIEMAPWDYVVLHHTNSR encoded by the coding sequence ATGGAACAAGCCAACGATAAACGATACCAGCCCAAATCTTATGTTGAAATCACTACACCCGAATGGGTTAAAAATGCAACACTTTATGAACTCAACATCAGACAATTTTCTGAGGAAGGTACGTTTGCGGCAGTTGAAAGAGAGTTACCTCGGCTTAAGAAATTGGGAATCGATATTATTTGGCTGATGCCGATCCATCCAATTGGTAAAGTTCATAGAAAAGGCAATCTCGGAAGTTATTATTCCGTGCGTAATTATCTTGAAGTTAATCCCGAATTTGGTACAGAAGAAGATTTCAGAAAACTGGTAAAAGCCATTCACGATGAGGGAATGTTTGTCATTTTGGATTGGGTCGCAAACCATACAAGCTGGGATAACAATCTTGTAGAAGAACATCCGGAATGGTACAGAAAGTCGAGAAAAAATACTTTTCAGTCCACAAGATGGCGGGATTATGACGATATTATTGAATTGGATTACAGCCATCCTGAGCTTCGACAATATATGACCGATGCCTTAAAATATTGGGTAAAAGAATTTGATATAGATGGCTACCGTTGCGATATTGCGAGTTTTGTCCCGATAGATTTTTGGGAGAATACAAGAGCTGAACTTGATGTTTTGAAGCCAGTATTTATGTTGGCTGAGGCGGAAGATAAAGATTTGCACAGAAGAGCATTTGATTCGACTTACAATTGGACTTTGTGGAATATTCTTCATCAGATTGCTACCAATCATTACAGTGTTAAGACATTAAGCGAAGCTTACTTAGCTGAACACGTTTCCATATTTCCCAAGAAGGGCATACGAATGAATTTTATCGACAATCACGATAAAAATTCTTGGGAAGGAACGCCTTATACCAATTTTGGAGAAGCATTGAAAGCTGTAACAGTATTCACTTTTTTGATGGACGGGATTCCGCTGGTTTACAATGGCCAGGAAGCTGGGCTAAATCACTCATTGGCATTCTTTGAAAAAGATCCAATCCCGTGGCAGGCGCACGACAATGAAAAGCTTTACTCTACTCTATTCAATTTAAAACATCAAAACGAAGCCTTATGGAACGGACAATATGGTGGCGAGATTGTGAGAATAATGAATGATAAGATGGATAATGTAATTTCATTCGTCCGTGAGAAAAATGGCGATAAAGTATTAGTATTTATTAATCTAAGTAAAGATACAGTCGTTGCACAGTTCGACACTTCCTTTGATAAAAGCAATTATGTGAACCTTTTTTCCAATTCAGAACTACAAGTGGATGACACCCTTGTTATCGAAATGGCACCTTGGGATTATGTGGTTCTGCATCATACAAATTCAAGATAA
- a CDS encoding CinA family protein: MNFSTILLERISYHLLRRGETISICESATSGALQLAFSQMPDAQNFYKGGLTIFNNNQLKLLDINNNDKDQIFVSRKGAEELSIEIGKQFSSDWAIAITGCITPTEEFNNQIFAHYSISYKNVIIRSDKIELHPLTKAWDAQKYFAEYVLSCLRCELKHEHMTKDRTYA, translated from the coding sequence ATGAATTTTTCAACTATTTTATTGGAGCGTATTAGCTATCATCTTTTAAGAAGAGGAGAAACGATATCCATTTGCGAAAGTGCAACATCAGGAGCTTTGCAGCTAGCTTTTTCCCAAATGCCCGATGCACAAAATTTTTATAAGGGTGGCCTTACTATTTTCAACAATAATCAATTGAAACTGCTTGATATCAATAACAATGATAAAGACCAAATCTTCGTATCCCGCAAAGGAGCAGAAGAACTATCCATAGAAATTGGAAAACAGTTTTCTTCAGATTGGGCAATCGCAATAACGGGTTGTATAACACCAACAGAAGAATTTAATAACCAAATTTTTGCTCATTACAGTATCTCATACAAAAACGTAATTATCCGTAGTGATAAAATCGAATTACATCCTTTGACAAAGGCTTGGGATGCACAAAAATATTTTGCAGAATATGTTTTATCGTGTTTAAGATGTGAGTTAAAACACGAGCATATGACTAAAGACAGAACATACGCTTAA
- a CDS encoding glycosyltransferase family 32 protein, which yields MIPKKIHYCWFGGQPKDELAEHCIATWKKIHPDYEIIEWNESNAPLEDNNYVKEAFAQKKWAFVSDYVRSKVMYEHGGIYMDTDMELKLPLDEFLTEKAVCGFEVKGVPYSAFWMAEPKHQLSKDFVDYYNKQNGFEERINTDIFSEMLEKDYGADRYSDTIQKLNRNVTLYPSVYFSQDLPKNYVSHHFNGSWFGGDEENTHKKMVNVYGLLERLTTYPGAAKAVNSIIDDHKTINVDDLLDLIPIDHISTYVQKKIYNDKK from the coding sequence ATGATACCAAAAAAGATTCATTACTGCTGGTTTGGAGGCCAGCCCAAAGACGAATTAGCTGAACATTGTATAGCCACTTGGAAAAAAATCCATCCCGATTACGAGATTATCGAATGGAATGAAAGCAATGCGCCGCTAGAAGATAATAATTATGTTAAAGAAGCTTTTGCACAGAAAAAATGGGCTTTTGTTTCCGATTATGTCCGGTCAAAAGTGATGTATGAACACGGCGGAATCTATATGGATACCGATATGGAACTCAAGCTTCCTCTGGATGAATTCCTAACTGAAAAAGCAGTCTGCGGTTTTGAAGTAAAAGGTGTACCATATTCAGCATTCTGGATGGCTGAACCGAAACATCAATTATCAAAGGACTTTGTGGATTATTACAACAAACAAAATGGTTTCGAAGAACGCATCAATACAGATATTTTCTCAGAAATGCTGGAGAAAGATTACGGAGCAGATCGTTATAGTGACACGATTCAGAAATTAAATCGTAATGTTACATTATATCCGTCGGTATATTTTTCACAAGATCTGCCTAAAAATTATGTTAGCCATCATTTTAATGGATCTTGGTTTGGCGGTGATGAAGAAAATACACATAAAAAGATGGTCAATGTTTATGGTTTGCTAGAGAGACTAACCACTTATCCGGGAGCAGCTAAAGCTGTGAATAGTATTATTGATGATCATAAAACGATCAATGTTGATGATTTGCTTGATTTAATTCCGATAGATCATATAAGTACATACGTTCAGAAAAAAATATATAATGATAAAAAATAA
- a CDS encoding sensor histidine kinase has translation MNQSNHISRNESLDYEIYLQALNSSNSGIIITDNGIPDNPIIYCNKAFENITGYSHNEIIGHNCRFLQAQDRSQPQRQQLKEAIENGYECRVEIRNYKKDGTLFWNELFVSPVKNNAGEITHFIGVQNDISERKNAEIELIEEKASTEEKIVARTKELQDSEAFLSSIIQTVRESLLVLDSNYRVLSANKHFLSSFKVTEANTVGKILFELGNHQWDIEALKQLLTKILPTNNPVIDFEVSHDFPYIGRKVMLVNAYRVEFEGQFKDRILIAIEDITDQKEIEQRKDDFLSVASHELKTPLTSIKGLIQVLQRIKPENSSEKFNTILDKIANQTDRLNLLINQLLDTSKIQSGHIELHKEPFEIDKLLNDAVSNFNYAGSNHQINLRGKTNAVILGDDLQITQVINNLLSNAIKYSPEDKVIDVQSDKVSNYVKVSVTDYGIGINHSDQAKIFARFYRAKDIQQKFAGLGIGLYICQQIITAHDGTLWVESEEGSGATFNFTLPIMKIYDNEE, from the coding sequence GTGAACCAATCAAATCATATTAGCCGAAATGAAAGCCTGGATTATGAAATCTACTTACAGGCACTTAATTCTTCTAATTCCGGAATTATTATTACGGATAATGGTATTCCAGACAATCCTATCATCTATTGTAATAAAGCCTTCGAAAATATTACAGGCTACAGCCATAACGAAATAATAGGTCACAACTGCCGGTTTCTACAAGCTCAGGATCGCTCGCAACCACAGAGACAACAGCTTAAAGAAGCGATCGAAAATGGTTACGAATGCAGAGTAGAAATCAGAAATTACAAAAAAGATGGTACCTTGTTCTGGAACGAATTATTTGTTTCACCAGTAAAAAACAATGCCGGAGAAATCACGCACTTCATTGGTGTACAAAATGATATCTCGGAGCGCAAGAATGCTGAAATAGAGCTTATAGAAGAAAAAGCATCCACTGAAGAAAAAATAGTGGCAAGAACAAAAGAGCTGCAGGACAGCGAAGCGTTTCTTTCCAGTATTATTCAGACGGTACGTGAAAGTCTGTTGGTTTTGGATTCTAACTATCGTGTTCTGAGTGCCAACAAACACTTTCTTTCATCTTTTAAAGTAACAGAAGCTAATACAGTTGGTAAAATATTATTTGAACTAGGAAATCATCAATGGGATATAGAAGCTTTAAAACAATTATTGACCAAAATTCTTCCAACCAACAATCCTGTTATTGATTTTGAAGTATCGCACGATTTTCCATATATCGGTAGAAAAGTAATGCTGGTCAACGCTTACCGTGTTGAGTTCGAAGGTCAGTTCAAAGACCGAATACTGATAGCGATTGAAGATATCACAGACCAAAAAGAGATTGAACAGAGAAAGGATGATTTTTTATCGGTGGCGAGTCACGAATTAAAAACGCCATTAACCAGCATCAAAGGTCTGATACAAGTTTTACAGCGTATAAAGCCTGAAAATTCTTCGGAGAAATTTAACACCATTTTAGATAAGATTGCAAACCAGACAGACCGACTTAATCTTTTGATTAATCAGCTTCTGGACACCTCTAAAATTCAGTCTGGTCATATAGAATTGCACAAAGAACCTTTTGAAATTGATAAATTATTAAATGATGCGGTCAGCAATTTTAATTATGCCGGTTCCAATCATCAGATCAATCTCAGGGGAAAAACCAATGCGGTTATTCTTGGCGATGATTTACAGATTACTCAAGTCATTAACAATCTTTTGTCTAATGCTATCAAATATTCGCCTGAAGATAAGGTGATTGATGTACAGTCGGACAAAGTATCAAATTATGTAAAAGTATCAGTTACAGATTATGGTATTGGAATCAATCATAGTGATCAAGCAAAAATATTTGCCCGTTTTTATCGTGCAAAGGATATCCAGCAAAAGTTTGCAGGGTTAGGAATAGGCTTGTACATCTGTCAGCAGATTATTACGGCACACGACGGTACATTATGGGTTGAGAGCGAAGAAGGCAGCGGCGCAACTTTTAATTTCACTCTGCCAATTATGAAAATATATGATAATGAAGAATAA
- a CDS encoding ATP-binding protein — protein MDLFNHLENNQALFNAIVMSSADAIVSKTLDGIITSWNPAAEKMFGYLQTEAVGKHISLIIPEDRLSEEDYIIGQIKAGKKVDHFETIRKTKNGQNFPISVTVSPVVDKEGNIIGASKIARDISDRHIAQQEKAELLEKLKELNIRKDEFIALASHELRTPLTSMDAYLQILKRYIDDEKVKVFLEKALAQSKKLNHLISDLLDVSKIESGKLVLRIEKFDIHQLVEDTIDLISKANEFFEITLHSEIDSIQIEGDHYKIEQVITNLLTNAIRYSAGSKQIDVFIKAENGIVIIGVKDYGAGIDSNHFEDIFSRFYQVHQSNNVSGLGLGLYLCKQIISQHQGKIWVESELKKGSTFWIELPVSQC, from the coding sequence ATGGATTTGTTTAATCATTTAGAAAATAATCAGGCATTGTTTAATGCAATTGTAATGTCCAGCGCTGATGCAATTGTAAGTAAAACACTGGATGGCATTATAACAAGCTGGAATCCTGCGGCGGAAAAAATGTTTGGTTATTTGCAGACAGAAGCTGTGGGAAAACATATTTCTTTAATTATTCCCGAGGATAGACTAAGTGAGGAAGATTACATCATAGGACAGATAAAGGCAGGGAAGAAGGTTGATCATTTTGAAACCATTAGAAAAACCAAAAATGGCCAGAACTTTCCCATTTCTGTAACAGTATCTCCGGTTGTTGATAAAGAGGGCAATATCATAGGAGCATCAAAGATTGCACGAGACATTAGTGATCGCCATATTGCTCAACAAGAAAAAGCAGAACTTCTTGAAAAATTAAAAGAACTGAATATCCGGAAAGATGAGTTTATAGCTTTGGCAAGTCATGAATTGAGGACTCCGCTGACAAGTATGGATGCTTATCTGCAGATCTTAAAGAGGTATATTGATGATGAGAAAGTAAAAGTATTTTTAGAAAAAGCGTTGGCACAATCAAAAAAATTGAATCATCTTATTTCTGACCTTTTAGATGTTTCCAAAATTGAATCAGGTAAATTGGTCTTGCGAATTGAGAAATTCGACATTCATCAATTGGTTGAAGATACGATTGACCTCATCAGCAAGGCTAACGAGTTTTTTGAGATTACTTTACATTCTGAGATAGATTCTATTCAAATTGAAGGAGATCATTATAAGATTGAGCAAGTTATTACCAATCTATTGACCAATGCTATACGATATTCAGCTGGAAGTAAGCAAATTGATGTTTTTATCAAAGCAGAAAATGGAATCGTAATTATTGGTGTCAAAGATTACGGTGCTGGGATTGATTCTAACCATTTCGAAGATATTTTCTCAAGGTTCTATCAGGTTCATCAGTCCAATAATGTTTCAGGATTGGGGTTAGGACTTTATTTATGTAAGCAGATTATTTCTCAGCATCAGGGAAAAATATGGGTAGAAAGTGAACTGAAAAAGGGGAGTACATTCTGGATAGAATTACCAGTTAGTCAATGTTGA
- a CDS encoding RagB/SusD family nutrient uptake outer membrane protein: protein MKRIYITFIFSLFTLSSCVNDLDTVPIDPNIVTTEQVYSSPENYKGVLAKCYAALSLSGQQGPTGDPDISNFDEGYSSFVRLAFYVQILTTDEAIMGSQTNGLRQMATNTWDSNTAILNGYYARLYQIIGYSNEFLRQTTDAKLEERGHTDASFKQQVSYFRAEARFLRAYSYWVLLDTFGKVPFVTDADKQDPQFLPKQISRTDLYSYIENELKEIETTLPETNEYGRVDKTAANFLLSRLYLNAEVYTKSPQWAKAAEYAEKVIQSHYSLAPKYLYNFLADNHTSPEIIWSLNLDGVQSKTYGGTTFFVLAQTGGVMLNYLNLGIAGGWGNIRLRPEFVNKFQTPDQNFVTTDPNAFTKNDSRALFFNIGHKKEIAALPGTFQDGYAFTKWRNVTKNGVAGSDAAYVDTDFPMFRLSEAYLTAAEAYVRLGKNSDALNYVNIIRTRAYNNGSGAVSLSDMNLNFILDERSRELSWELLRRTDLIRFNKFTTADYLWSWKGNAQSGKAVDAKFNIFPIPSSDITANPNLIQNDGY from the coding sequence ATGAAACGTATATATATAACTTTTATATTTTCTCTTTTCACATTAAGTTCTTGTGTTAATGACCTTGACACAGTTCCTATTGACCCAAATATCGTAACGACGGAACAGGTTTATTCAAGCCCGGAAAACTACAAAGGTGTTTTGGCAAAATGTTATGCTGCATTAAGTCTTAGTGGACAACAAGGTCCAACCGGAGATCCGGATATCAGTAATTTTGATGAAGGTTACAGTTCTTTTGTTAGATTGGCTTTCTATGTTCAGATTCTGACAACCGATGAGGCTATTATGGGTTCCCAAACCAATGGCTTAAGACAAATGGCGACTAATACTTGGGACTCCAACACCGCAATTCTGAATGGTTATTATGCCAGATTGTATCAGATTATTGGCTATTCTAATGAGTTTCTCAGACAAACGACTGATGCTAAACTCGAGGAAAGAGGTCATACAGATGCCAGCTTCAAACAGCAAGTCTCATATTTTCGGGCAGAAGCCAGATTTTTGAGAGCCTATTCTTATTGGGTTTTATTGGATACTTTTGGAAAAGTGCCATTTGTAACAGATGCTGATAAACAAGATCCTCAGTTTTTACCAAAGCAAATTTCCAGAACTGATCTTTATTCTTACATAGAAAATGAATTGAAAGAAATTGAAACAACACTTCCTGAAACTAATGAATACGGAAGAGTTGATAAAACAGCAGCCAATTTTCTATTATCAAGACTTTATCTGAATGCTGAAGTTTACACCAAAAGTCCACAATGGGCAAAAGCGGCGGAATATGCAGAAAAAGTAATCCAAAGTCATTATAGCCTTGCTCCGAAATATCTTTACAATTTCCTTGCAGACAATCACACTTCTCCGGAAATTATCTGGTCGCTGAATTTGGATGGCGTACAATCCAAAACGTATGGAGGAACAACATTCTTTGTTTTAGCCCAAACAGGAGGAGTGATGCTAAATTATCTGAACTTGGGAATTGCCGGAGGTTGGGGCAATATCCGTCTTCGTCCGGAATTTGTCAATAAGTTTCAAACGCCAGATCAAAATTTTGTAACTACGGATCCTAATGCGTTCACGAAAAATGACAGTAGAGCTTTATTCTTCAACATTGGGCATAAGAAAGAAATTGCAGCACTTCCGGGAACTTTTCAGGATGGTTATGCTTTTACCAAGTGGAGAAATGTAACCAAGAATGGAGTAGCAGGTTCAGATGCGGCTTATGTGGATACAGATTTTCCAATGTTCCGTCTTTCTGAAGCTTATTTGACGGCAGCTGAAGCGTATGTTAGATTAGGTAAAAATTCTGATGCGCTTAATTATGTGAACATCATTAGAACCAGAGCTTATAACAATGGAAGTGGCGCTGTTTCCCTGTCGGATATGAATTTGAATTTCATTTTAGATGAGAGATCAAGAGAGTTATCCTGGGAACTTCTGAGAAGAACAGACCTGATCCGTTTCAATAAGTTTACGACTGCAGATTATCTATGGAGCTGGAAAGGTAATGCTCAGTCCGGAAAAGCTGTAGACGCTAAGTTTAATATATTTCCTATTCCGTCATCTGATATCACAGCTAATCCTAATTTGATTCAAAACGATGGCTATTAA
- a CDS encoding prevent-host-death protein produces MKFTLEITKPESGSNLGFKTIYFNAFKINIIERYSGKTTSKFYHIVIKLRTMEDEIINTKDGAGRIKLKESDYQAYGQLARALTSYEYRNKLVDRKKIDDDFINFILSRMVGHYQL; encoded by the coding sequence ATGAAATTTACATTAGAAATCACTAAGCCTGAAAGCGGATCAAATCTCGGCTTTAAAACGATATATTTTAACGCGTTTAAGATCAATATTATTGAGAGATATAGTGGAAAGACTACATCCAAATTCTATCATATTGTTATTAAACTCAGAACGATGGAGGACGAGATTATCAATACTAAAGATGGCGCCGGAAGAATAAAACTTAAAGAATCAGATTATCAAGCCTATGGTCAGTTGGCAAGAGCTTTAACATCCTATGAGTACCGAAACAAGCTGGTTGATCGAAAGAAAATAGATGATGACTTTATCAACTTTATTCTGAGCAGAATGGTTGGTCATTATCAGCTTTAA